In a genomic window of BD1-7 clade bacterium:
- the yfcG gene encoding Disulfide-bond oxidoreductase YfcG, producing MHRDYCVYGDIKSGNCYKIQLLLSLLDIPHKWVHIDILSNETHTSSFRAMNKNAKIPVLEINGDTYLCESNAILNLLAEGSSYIPSSGLARARVLQWQFFEQYSHEPYIAVARYINKYLGLPEDRHDEYLSKQGGGHKALNVMDGQLSETPFFVGAQPTLADISLYAYTHVADEGGFDLAGYPHIDEWLERMEGLPGYVSMA from the coding sequence ATGCATCGTGACTATTGTGTTTATGGCGATATCAAATCTGGCAACTGTTACAAGATACAGTTGCTGCTGAGTCTACTGGATATTCCCCATAAGTGGGTTCATATTGACATTCTTTCTAACGAAACACATACATCGTCGTTCCGTGCAATGAATAAAAATGCCAAAATACCGGTACTTGAAATAAACGGTGATACCTACTTGTGTGAATCCAATGCGATTCTTAACCTTCTAGCCGAAGGTTCATCCTATATACCGTCTTCTGGATTGGCGCGAGCGCGTGTTTTGCAATGGCAGTTTTTTGAACAATACAGCCATGAGCCTTATATAGCTGTCGCGCGATACATCAATAAATATCTGGGGCTACCGGAGGACCGTCACGACGAATACCTATCGAAACAAGGTGGTGGGCATAAGGCGCTAAATGTTATGGATGGTCAATTATCCGAAACACCATTTTTTGTGGGTGCGCAGCCGACGTTGGCCGATATTAGCCTATATGCCTACACCCACGTGGCAGATGAGGGCGGTTTTGATCTTGCTGGATACCCGCACATTGATGAATGGCTAGAACGCATGGAGGGTTTGCCGGGCTACGTGTCGATGGCATAA
- the ankX gene encoding Phosphocholine transferase AnkX, which produces MIRSHKSVWVTTLLLTLSFIITLLLPGQANANNTGNLQQQELEGYYFAAARNGNLDVMTAFLDAGIPVDLRNVQSYTPLMIAAYNGQPAMVNLLLSRGANACLQDKRGNTALMGAIFKVELTIAKRLINTDCDHELTNRQGEDALSFADLYQRQEISELLRSPTTR; this is translated from the coding sequence ATGATTCGCTCACACAAATCAGTATGGGTTACCACATTGCTTTTGACGTTATCATTCATAATCACACTACTGTTACCTGGCCAAGCTAACGCCAATAACACTGGTAATCTGCAACAACAGGAACTCGAAGGCTACTATTTTGCCGCCGCACGAAACGGAAACCTTGATGTAATGACAGCCTTTCTTGATGCGGGTATTCCTGTTGACCTCCGCAATGTGCAAAGCTACACACCCTTAATGATTGCTGCATACAATGGCCAGCCGGCCATGGTGAATTTGTTATTGTCGCGAGGTGCTAATGCTTGCCTGCAAGACAAGCGCGGCAATACGGCCTTGATGGGCGCAATATTTAAAGTCGAACTGACGATTGCCAAACGCCTGATCAACACCGATTGTGACCATGAACTGACCAATCGACAAGGCGAGGATGCACTGAGTTTTGCCGATCTTTATCAGCGGCAGGAAATCAGCGAACTACTTCGCTCACCAACAACCCGCTAA